In one window of Pseudomonas benzenivorans DNA:
- the ispA gene encoding (2E,6E)-farnesyl diphosphate synthase, which produces MIADYQTQCQRRVDAALNDLLQPPSEALQRLYQAMRYSVVNGGKRVRPLLVYAACEALGGEAQQADGAACAVELIHAYSLVHDDLPAMDDDDLRRGQPTTHKAFDEASAILAGDGLQSLAFAVLADERCNPHAAELRLAMVACLAQAAGPAGMVGGQAIDLGSVGQRLDQAALESMHRHKTGALIEASVHLGALASGRADELALQALQAYARAIGLAFQVQDDILDVESDTATLGKTQGKDQANHKPTYPALLGLEQAKAYALELRDQALHALRPFDSGAEPLRELARYIVARRH; this is translated from the coding sequence ATGATCGCGGACTACCAGACGCAGTGCCAACGGCGCGTCGATGCCGCACTGAACGACCTGCTCCAGCCCCCCAGCGAAGCGCTGCAACGGCTCTACCAGGCCATGCGCTACAGCGTGGTCAACGGCGGTAAACGGGTGCGCCCGCTGCTGGTCTACGCCGCCTGCGAGGCCCTCGGCGGCGAGGCCCAGCAGGCCGACGGCGCCGCCTGCGCGGTGGAGCTGATCCATGCCTACTCCCTGGTCCACGACGACCTGCCGGCGATGGACGACGACGACCTGCGCCGCGGCCAGCCCACCACCCACAAGGCCTTCGACGAAGCCAGCGCCATCCTCGCCGGCGACGGCCTGCAGAGCCTGGCCTTCGCGGTGCTCGCCGACGAGCGCTGCAACCCGCACGCCGCCGAGCTGCGCCTGGCGATGGTCGCCTGCCTGGCCCAGGCCGCAGGCCCCGCGGGCATGGTCGGCGGCCAGGCCATCGACCTCGGCTCGGTCGGCCAGCGCCTCGACCAGGCGGCCCTGGAGTCCATGCACCGGCACAAGACCGGCGCCCTGATCGAGGCCAGCGTGCACCTCGGCGCCCTGGCCAGCGGCCGCGCCGACGAGCTTGCCCTGCAGGCCCTGCAGGCCTACGCCCGAGCCATCGGCCTGGCGTTCCAGGTGCAGGACGACATCCTCGACGTGGAGAGCGACACCGCCACCCTGGGCAAGACCCAGGGCAAGGACCAGGCCAACCACAAGCCGACCTACCCGGCCCTGCTCGGCCTCGAGCAGGCCAAGGCCTACGCCCTGGAGCTGCGCGACCAGGCCCTGCACGCCCTGCGCCCGTTCGACAGCGGCGCCGAGCCGCTGCGTGAGCTGGCCCGCTATATAGTCGCACGGCGCCACTGA
- a CDS encoding M90 family metallopeptidase, producing the protein MWSFRAWRRRRILARHPVEPAIWASVLQRLPILDGLDAAELQRLCECAVLFLHGKRITALPGVELDSLDRLSLAAQAVLPLLHLDELDWYGGFHEVVLYPDDFVSPQRHRDASGVVHEWDAEHSGEAWQQGPVILAWPGVQSSGGWDAYNLVIHELAHKLDMLGGDANGLPPLHADMRVADWAGAMQDAYDRLNAQLDADPDAETAIDPYAAEDPAEFFAVTSEYFFSAPDLLGESFPAVYAQLARFYRQDPLARLRHLQGTHPDYRSSAKERPTATNG; encoded by the coding sequence ATGTGGTCCTTTCGCGCCTGGCGCCGCCGGCGCATCCTTGCCCGCCATCCGGTCGAGCCCGCCATCTGGGCTTCCGTGCTGCAGCGTCTGCCGATCCTCGACGGTCTCGACGCGGCCGAACTCCAGCGCCTGTGCGAATGTGCCGTGCTGTTCCTGCATGGCAAGCGCATCACCGCCCTGCCCGGCGTCGAACTGGACAGCCTCGATCGCCTGAGCCTGGCCGCCCAGGCCGTGCTGCCGCTGCTGCACCTGGACGAACTGGACTGGTACGGCGGCTTCCACGAGGTCGTCCTCTACCCCGACGACTTCGTCAGTCCCCAGCGCCACCGCGACGCCAGCGGCGTGGTCCACGAGTGGGACGCCGAACACAGCGGCGAGGCCTGGCAACAGGGCCCGGTGATCCTCGCCTGGCCGGGGGTGCAGAGCAGCGGCGGCTGGGACGCCTACAACCTGGTGATCCACGAATTGGCGCACAAGCTGGACATGCTCGGCGGCGACGCCAACGGCCTGCCACCGCTGCACGCCGACATGCGCGTGGCCGACTGGGCCGGCGCCATGCAGGACGCCTACGACCGCCTCAACGCCCAGCTGGACGCCGATCCCGATGCCGAGACCGCCATCGACCCCTATGCCGCAGAAGACCCGGCGGAATTCTTCGCGGTGACCAGCGAATACTTCTTCAGCGCCCCGGACCTGCTCGGCGAATCCTTCCCCGCCGTCTACGCCCAGCTCGCGCGCTTCTACCGCCAGGACCCATTGGCGCGCCTGCGACACCTGCAAGGCACTCACCCGGACTACCGGAGCAGCGCCAAAGAGAGGCCGACCGCGACCAATGGCTAG
- the mpl gene encoding UDP-N-acetylmuramate:L-alanyl-gamma-D-glutamyl-meso-diaminopimelate ligase, protein MHIHILGICGTFMGSLAVLAKELGHRVTGSDANVYPPMSTQLQAQGIELTQGYDPAQLDPAPDLVVIGNALSRGNPAVEQVLNQGLPYVSGPQWLADHVLRDRWVLAAAGTHGKTTCSSMLAWVLEHAGMSPGFLIGGVPQNFGVSARLGGTPFFVVEADEYDSAFFDKRSKFVHYRPRTAILNNLEFDHADIFPDLAAIERQFHHLVRTIPGDGLIIHPRDDEALQRVIGMGCWTRVETTGEGGQWQARLLSEDGSRFEVRFDGQAVGTVDWPLTGRHNVANALAVLAAARHVGVVPALGCAALCLFVNAKRRMEKVAEVRGVTVYDDFAHHPTAIATTLDGLRKRIGDARLIAVIEPRSNSMKLGAHRDGLPASVIQADSVYWYAPANLGWDLAATVAASTVPTRVCDSLEAIIEGVKAEAAPGTQVVIMSNGGFGGLHGKLAQALA, encoded by the coding sequence ATGCATATCCATATTCTCGGCATCTGCGGCACCTTCATGGGGTCGCTGGCCGTCCTGGCCAAGGAGCTGGGCCATCGGGTCACAGGTTCCGACGCCAATGTCTACCCGCCCATGAGCACCCAGCTCCAGGCCCAGGGCATCGAGTTGACCCAGGGCTACGACCCGGCACAACTCGACCCGGCACCGGATCTGGTGGTGATCGGCAACGCCCTGTCGCGCGGCAACCCGGCGGTGGAGCAGGTCCTCAACCAGGGCCTGCCCTATGTCAGCGGGCCGCAATGGTTGGCCGACCATGTGCTGCGGGACCGCTGGGTGCTGGCGGCGGCCGGTACCCATGGCAAGACCACCTGCAGCAGCATGCTCGCCTGGGTGCTGGAGCACGCCGGCATGAGTCCGGGCTTTTTGATCGGCGGGGTGCCGCAGAACTTCGGGGTGTCCGCGCGCCTCGGCGGCACGCCGTTCTTCGTGGTCGAGGCGGACGAGTACGACAGCGCCTTCTTCGACAAGCGCAGCAAATTCGTCCACTACCGCCCGCGCACCGCCATCCTGAATAACCTGGAGTTCGACCACGCGGACATCTTCCCGGACCTGGCGGCCATCGAGCGGCAGTTCCACCATCTGGTGCGGACCATCCCCGGCGACGGCCTGATCATCCATCCCCGGGACGACGAAGCGCTGCAGCGGGTGATCGGCATGGGCTGCTGGACCAGGGTCGAAACCACGGGCGAGGGCGGTCAATGGCAGGCGCGCCTGCTCAGCGAAGACGGTTCGCGCTTCGAAGTGCGGTTCGACGGCCAGGCGGTCGGGACGGTCGACTGGCCGCTGACCGGCCGGCACAACGTCGCCAATGCCCTGGCGGTGCTGGCGGCGGCGCGCCATGTCGGCGTGGTGCCGGCGCTGGGTTGCGCGGCCCTGTGCCTGTTCGTCAACGCCAAGCGACGCATGGAGAAGGTCGCCGAGGTCAGGGGCGTGACGGTCTACGACGACTTCGCCCATCACCCGACGGCCATCGCCACCACCCTCGACGGCCTGCGCAAGCGCATCGGCGACGCCCGGCTGATTGCGGTGATCGAGCCGCGCTCCAACTCGATGAAGCTCGGCGCCCACCGCGACGGCCTGCCGGCCTCGGTGATCCAGGCCGATTCGGTGTACTGGTACGCGCCGGCCAACCTCGGCTGGGACCTGGCGGCGACCGTGGCTGCGAGCACGGTGCCGACCCGGGTCTGCGATTCGCTGGAGGCGATCATCGAAGGGGTCAAGGCCGAGGCCGCGCCCGGCACCCAGGTGGTGATCATGAGCAACGGCGGCTTCGGCGGCCTGCATGGCAAGTTGGCCCAGGCACTGGCCTGA
- a CDS encoding sulfite exporter TauE/SafE family protein, which produces MSPSDILLLILAGFAAGGMNALAGGGTFFSFPALLAAGLPPVTANATNAVALWPASLAAAWAARGSLRPLGRYLLPLLLAGLFGGLGGGLLLLAGGDEIFRHLIPWLLLAATALFAASPWLSRALAARRPPAAQPPHGPLSLGAHVGVSIYGGYFGAGMGILQLAAFAIEGHPLARANALKNLISAVIYSIATLTFVVAGRVSWAELAILLSGATLGGYAGGALGQRLPPALLRSLVIAVGGGMTAYYFWATYFAG; this is translated from the coding sequence ATGAGCCCGAGCGATATCCTGCTGCTGATCCTCGCCGGTTTCGCCGCCGGCGGCATGAATGCCCTGGCCGGGGGCGGCACCTTCTTCTCCTTCCCGGCCCTGCTCGCCGCCGGCCTGCCGCCGGTCACCGCCAACGCCACCAATGCCGTGGCGCTGTGGCCGGCCAGCCTGGCCGCGGCCTGGGCCGCCCGCGGCAGCCTGCGCCCACTGGGCCGCTACCTGCTGCCGCTGCTGCTGGCCGGTTTGTTCGGCGGCCTGGGCGGCGGCCTGCTGTTGCTGGCCGGCGGCGACGAAATCTTCCGCCACCTGATCCCCTGGCTGTTACTGGCGGCCACCGCCCTGTTCGCCGCCAGCCCCTGGCTCAGCCGCGCCCTGGCCGCCCGCCGCCCGCCCGCCGCACAGCCGCCGCACGGCCCGCTGTCGCTCGGCGCCCATGTCGGCGTGTCGATCTACGGCGGCTACTTCGGCGCCGGCATGGGCATCCTGCAGCTGGCGGCATTCGCCATCGAGGGCCACCCCCTGGCCCGAGCCAACGCCCTGAAGAACCTGATCTCGGCGGTGATCTACAGCATCGCCACGCTGACCTTCGTGGTCGCCGGGCGGGTCAGCTGGGCAGAACTGGCGATCCTGCTGAGCGGCGCCACCCTCGGCGGCTATGCCGGCGGCGCCCTCGGCCAGCGCCTGCCGCCGGCCCTGCTGCGCAGCCTGGTGATCGCCGTGGGCGGCGGCATGACGGCCTATTACTTCTGGGCCACCTACTTCGCCGGCTGA
- the ppa gene encoding inorganic diphosphatase, whose product MSYSKIPAGKDLPNDIYVAIEIPANHAPIKYEIDHDTDCLMVDRFMATPMFYPANYGFIPHTLADDGDPLDVLVVTPYPVAPGSVIRARPVGVLHMSDEAGGDAKLVAVPHDKLTVLYKDVQEYTDLPALLIEQIKHFFENYKDLEKGKWVKVEGWGGAEEARGLINKAVAAYQK is encoded by the coding sequence ATGAGCTACAGCAAGATTCCAGCAGGTAAAGACCTGCCGAACGACATCTACGTCGCCATCGAAATCCCGGCCAACCACGCGCCGATCAAATACGAAATCGACCACGACACCGATTGCCTGATGGTCGACCGCTTCATGGCCACCCCGATGTTCTACCCGGCCAACTACGGCTTCATCCCGCACACCCTGGCCGACGACGGCGACCCGCTCGACGTGCTGGTGGTCACCCCCTACCCGGTGGCGCCGGGCTCGGTGATCCGTGCCCGGCCGGTGGGCGTGCTGCACATGAGCGACGAAGCCGGCGGCGACGCCAAGCTGGTCGCCGTGCCCCACGACAAGCTGACCGTGCTGTACAAGGACGTTCAGGAATACACCGACCTGCCGGCCCTGCTGATCGAGCAGATCAAGCACTTCTTCGAGAACTACAAGGATCTGGAGAAGGGCAAGTGGGTCAAGGTCGAAGGCTGGGGCGGCGCCGAAGAGGCCCGCGGCCTGATCAACAAGGCGGTCGCGGCTTACCAAAAATAA
- a CDS encoding GNAT family N-acetyltransferase: MRIVTATLEHLDLLTPLFVKYREFYGELPYPDSSRKFLETRLRRQESVIYLALADDDDRLLGFCQLYPSYSSLSLKRVWILNDIYVAEDARRQLVADRLLQTAKKMAKDTNAVRMRVSTSSDNAVAQALYESIGFREDTQFKNYVLPVNGD, encoded by the coding sequence ATGCGCATCGTCACTGCCACCCTGGAGCACCTGGACCTGCTGACCCCGCTGTTCGTCAAGTACCGCGAATTCTACGGCGAACTGCCCTATCCCGACTCCTCGCGCAAGTTCCTGGAGACCCGCCTGCGCCGCCAGGAATCGGTGATCTACCTGGCCCTGGCCGACGATGACGACCGTTTGCTCGGCTTCTGCCAGCTGTACCCGAGCTATTCCTCGCTGTCGCTCAAGCGCGTGTGGATTCTCAACGACATCTATGTCGCCGAGGACGCCCGTCGCCAGCTGGTCGCCGACCGCCTGCTGCAGACCGCCAAGAAGATGGCCAAGGACACCAACGCGGTGCGCATGCGCGTGTCCACCAGCAGCGACAACGCCGTGGCGCAGGCGCTCTACGAGTCCATCGGCTTTCGCGAAGACACCCAGTTCAAGAACTACGTGCTACCGGTCAACGGCGACTGA
- a CDS encoding exodeoxyribonuclease VII small subunit yields MARKKAALDFEQSLTDLQNLVERLESGELSLEDSLTAFEQGIRLTRDCQAALTQAEQKVQMLLERDGELEQAPFDPERPA; encoded by the coding sequence ATGGCCCGCAAGAAAGCCGCGCTCGACTTCGAGCAGTCCCTCACCGACCTGCAGAACCTGGTCGAACGCCTGGAAAGCGGCGAGCTGTCGCTGGAAGATTCGCTGACCGCCTTCGAGCAGGGCATCCGCCTGACCCGCGACTGCCAGGCCGCCCTGACCCAGGCCGAACAGAAGGTGCAGATGCTCCTGGAGCGCGATGGCGAACTGGAGCAGGCGCCCTTCGACCCGGAGCGGCCGGCATGA
- the ubiX gene encoding flavin prenyltransferase UbiX encodes MNSPERITLAMTGASGAQYGLRLLDCLVQEEREVHFLISKAAQLVMATETDVTLPAKPQAMQAFLSEYTGAAPGQIRVYGKEDWMAPVASGSGAPTAMVVVPCSTGTLSAIATGACNNLIERAADVVLKERRQLILVPRETPLSSIHLENMLRLSNLGAVILPAAPGFYHQPQTLDDLIDFVVARILNCLDIPQDMLPRWGEHHQVSGDD; translated from the coding sequence ATGAACAGTCCTGAACGCATCACCCTGGCCATGACCGGCGCTTCCGGCGCCCAGTACGGTCTGCGCCTGCTCGACTGCCTGGTGCAGGAGGAGCGCGAGGTGCATTTCCTGATCTCCAAGGCCGCGCAGCTGGTCATGGCCACCGAGACCGACGTGACCCTGCCGGCCAAGCCTCAGGCCATGCAGGCTTTCCTGAGCGAATACACCGGCGCCGCGCCGGGGCAGATCCGCGTCTACGGCAAGGAGGACTGGATGGCCCCGGTGGCCTCCGGCTCCGGTGCGCCGACCGCCATGGTGGTGGTGCCCTGCAGCACCGGCACCCTGTCGGCCATCGCCACCGGCGCCTGCAACAACCTGATCGAGCGGGCCGCCGACGTGGTGCTCAAGGAGCGGCGCCAGCTGATCCTGGTGCCACGGGAGACGCCGCTGTCGAGCATCCACCTGGAGAACATGCTCAGGCTGTCCAACCTGGGGGCGGTGATACTGCCGGCGGCGCCGGGCTTCTACCACCAGCCGCAGACGCTCGACGACCTGATCGATTTCGTCGTCGCGCGCATCCTCAACTGCCTGGACATTCCCCAGGACATGCTGCCGCGCTGGGGCGAGCACCATCAGGTCAGTGGCGATGACTGA